One part of the Candidatus Lokiarchaeota archaeon genome encodes these proteins:
- a CDS encoding HEPN domain-containing protein, producing MSPRWVFNPKDFRRICDLLMNSHEDSNSECYFRTVMNRSYLMALQVTAAHILQKGAHLPSDHTYYGVVKEKMLVLGADPEMKDKLSDLQELRADADYCYCKHLGRNDAIEAISLARDIISHMDTLYPGAKL from the coding sequence AATCTGCGACCTGCTGATGAACTCACATGAAGACAGCAATTCCGAATGCTATTTTCGAACCGTTATGAACAGGTCATATCTGATGGCTCTTCAAGTGACAGCAGCCCACATACTACAGAAGGGAGCGCATTTGCCCTCCGACCATACGTATTACGGGGTGGTGAAGGAGAAGATGCTTGTCTTAGGAGCAGATCCTGAGATGAAAGACAAGCTTTCTGATCTCCAAGAGTTGAGAGCTGACGCTGACTATTGTTACTGCAAACACCTAGGCAGAAATGATGCCATTGAGGCGATAAGCCTAGCTAGAGACATAATATCACATATGGATACACTCTATCCAGGAGCTAAGCTCTAA